The following coding sequences are from one Microcoleus sp. AS-A8 window:
- a CDS encoding TIGR00297 family protein, with protein sequence MLFTTSFTPWLVAVGLNTVLLAIVWIAPKKLLTPAGIFHAWLLGVLIWGTLGWQGYVVVMFYFLVGSAVTRIGMEQKEAAGIAEKRSGARGPENVWGSALTGALCALGTLLVAPPYRSLLLLGYVASFATKLSDTCGSEVGKAYGKRTFLITTLQPVARGTEGAISLEGTIAGVVGSIAIAFIGWGVNLISLTDVLFCVISAFIATNVESLIGATLQSKFDWMTNEVVNFINTLIGAIVAVLLVLAGRWYSLG encoded by the coding sequence ATGCTTTTTACTACTTCTTTCACTCCTTGGCTGGTTGCGGTTGGCTTGAACACGGTTTTACTGGCGATTGTCTGGATTGCCCCAAAGAAGTTACTCACTCCAGCCGGGATATTTCACGCGTGGCTGCTCGGTGTTCTCATCTGGGGAACTTTAGGTTGGCAGGGCTATGTGGTTGTGATGTTTTACTTCCTCGTCGGCTCTGCTGTTACCCGCATCGGGATGGAGCAAAAGGAAGCCGCAGGCATTGCGGAGAAGCGATCGGGTGCCAGAGGGCCGGAAAATGTCTGGGGTTCTGCTCTGACTGGGGCACTCTGTGCCTTAGGCACGTTATTGGTTGCGCCGCCTTATCGGAGTTTGTTGCTTCTGGGCTATGTCGCCAGTTTTGCCACTAAGCTCTCGGATACTTGTGGTAGTGAGGTGGGCAAAGCCTACGGAAAACGAACGTTTCTCATCACTACCTTACAGCCTGTGGCGCGGGGGACTGAGGGGGCAATTAGCTTGGAAGGAACGATCGCCGGTGTCGTGGGTTCAATTGCGATCGCCTTCATCGGTTGGGGGGTGAATCTGATTTCCTTGACAGATGTCTTATTTTGTGTAATATCTGCCTTCATCGCCACCAACGTAGAGAGCTTAATTGGGGCAACCCTTCAATCCAAATTTGACTGGATGACGAATGAAGTGGTGAATTTTATCAATACCCTGATTGGTGCGATCGTAGCAGTGCTGCTGGTTTTAGCAGGGCGCTGGTACAGCTTGGGTTGA
- a CDS encoding RNA-guided endonuclease TnpB family protein, whose amino-acid sequence MKANHVCQAIRRVIGNAKAVKQIHKFRPTSISLDVRTFKYVESEQTVGVTLKCGRVDFKLSIGGYQIALLRGQNLTSATLNKSKKGDYYINFVVEIDTPPTGKTPKVIGVDLGRKDIATTSTGKSWSGEHIQSVRDKFSRVRANVQSKRTRNSRRLLRRLSGRERRFQKWLNHDISKQLVTEAKQSDAALAFEDLTGIRDSLNQKPRSKTERRRTNNWAFYQLRIFVKYKAAIAGVPVVFVPPAYTSQTCSRCRHVHPEKGKSYRNGKKFKCGHCGFEHDADINAAILIAALGGAVSLPGSPGIACLLEGQWTLILAEVLPLFRLA is encoded by the coding sequence CTGAAAGCCAATCATGTTTGTCAGGCTATCCGGCGAGTAATTGGTAATGCCAAAGCAGTCAAGCAAATCCACAAGTTCAGACCCACTTCCATTAGCTTGGATGTCCGCACTTTTAAATATGTGGAATCCGAGCAAACTGTGGGCGTGACCTTGAAGTGTGGACGGGTTGATTTTAAGCTGTCCATCGGTGGATATCAGATTGCGCTGCTCAGAGGGCAAAACCTCACCAGTGCAACACTGAATAAGTCTAAGAAGGGCGATTATTACATCAACTTTGTGGTTGAGATAGACACCCCACCAACGGGTAAAACACCCAAAGTGATTGGAGTCGATCTTGGTCGCAAAGATATTGCTACCACCTCTACAGGTAAATCCTGGAGTGGTGAACACATCCAGTCTGTTAGAGACAAATTTAGTAGAGTCAGAGCAAACGTTCAATCCAAACGCACTCGCAACTCTAGACGGTTGCTGAGAAGGCTTTCTGGGAGAGAACGTCGCTTTCAGAAGTGGCTGAACCACGACATCAGTAAGCAACTGGTAACTGAGGCAAAGCAATCTGATGCTGCATTGGCGTTTGAGGATTTGACCGGAATCAGGGATAGCCTCAACCAAAAACCACGCAGCAAAACTGAGCGGCGTAGAACGAATAACTGGGCTTTTTATCAACTCAGGATATTCGTAAAGTACAAAGCTGCAATTGCCGGAGTTCCAGTTGTGTTTGTCCCCCCTGCTTACACAAGCCAAACCTGTTCGCGTTGCCGACACGTTCACCCTGAAAAGGGGAAGTCGTATCGGAACGGGAAGAAATTTAAGTGTGGGCATTGTGGATTTGAACATGATGCTGATATAAATGCGGCAATATTAATTGCCGCTCTTGGGGGAGCTGTAAGCCTCCCCGGAAGTCCAGGGATAGCTTGTCTATTAGAAGGGCAATGGACACTGATCCTTGCCGAAGTGTTGCCCTTGTTTAGATTGGCTTGA
- a CDS encoding VOC family protein — protein sequence MNTVLFHLAFPVTDIEQTKEFYGNGLGCEMGRESRHALIFNLYGNQLVAHVTQEPPTPQKGIYPRHFGLIFTEESEWEALLERVQQRNLTFYEQPKLRFKGQITEHRTFFLQDPFYNLLEFKFYRHHEAIFGGRELAEVGDRV from the coding sequence ATGAACACAGTGCTGTTTCATCTCGCGTTTCCCGTTACCGACATTGAGCAGACCAAAGAGTTTTATGGAAATGGACTGGGCTGCGAAATGGGGCGAGAATCCCGTCATGCCTTGATTTTTAATTTATACGGTAATCAACTCGTGGCGCACGTTACCCAAGAACCTCCAACGCCACAAAAAGGCATTTATCCCCGACACTTTGGCTTAATTTTCACCGAAGAATCGGAATGGGAAGCCTTGCTAGAGCGTGTGCAACAGCGCAATTTAACCTTCTACGAACAGCCCAAACTGCGTTTTAAGGGTCAAATTACCGAGCATCGCACGTTCTTTTTACAAGACCCGTTTTATAACTTACTGGAGTTTAAGTTTTACCGCCATCATGAAGCAATTTTTGGGGGGCGGGAGTTGGCAGAAGTTGGCGATCGCGTTTAA
- a CDS encoding triacylglycerol lipase gives MNHQNNRNPVVLVHGILRTSSVFRTLAPFLIQQGWPVYMIDLTPNNATLPLEEMASQVRDFINKTFPPEQPIDLVGLSMGGLVTRYYVQRLGGMNRVQRFITISAPNKGTWLAYLWHRRACVQMRPGSVFLEDLNQDAQTLEHINYTSLWTPWDFIIIPARNSQMPVGRDVKLSVFAHAFMVVHPRSLAAIVAALSEPIKSDILHHSQKVEKANSPAPSYKEGEKEKIR, from the coding sequence ATGAACCATCAGAACAACCGGAATCCAGTCGTGCTGGTTCACGGCATTCTTAGAACCTCTTCTGTCTTCCGTACCCTAGCTCCCTTCTTGATTCAACAGGGTTGGCCGGTTTATATGATCGACCTAACACCGAATAATGCCACCTTACCTTTAGAAGAGATGGCATCACAAGTCAGGGACTTTATCAATAAAACATTTCCACCAGAACAACCTATTGATTTAGTTGGCTTGAGCATGGGGGGTTTGGTAACACGCTACTACGTACAACGACTAGGAGGGATGAATCGGGTACAACGTTTCATTACCATCTCTGCACCCAACAAAGGCACTTGGTTAGCCTATCTTTGGCATCGCCGCGCTTGCGTTCAGATGCGTCCGGGTAGTGTGTTTTTGGAAGATTTGAATCAAGACGCCCAGACGCTGGAACATATTAATTACACGTCCCTATGGACACCTTGGGATTTTATCATTATCCCTGCACGAAACTCCCAGATGCCTGTAGGGCGGGATGTCAAATTATCAGTTTTTGCTCATGCTTTCATGGTTGTCCATCCTCGCAGTCTAGCTGCTATAGTCGCTGCCCTTTCTGAACCTATTAAATCTGACATCTTGCACCATTCTCAAAAAGTAGAAAAAGCTAACTCCCCAGCCCCGTCCTATAAGGAGGGGGAAAAGGAAAAAATTCGTTAG
- a CDS encoding DUF2157 domain-containing protein encodes MSSPRDSEALPPWADRSVTIEVTTSTAQPALLKGLSIWRRLGLLSQTQLKVELTTQTSNPELLEGLDAFLRLGLLSDSLVQKLCRENLTCPLPQVIVTPTASSTPAPISPRTPMPQRLPEFATDFAPEEPTAPAPKQPNPSPTWLTEMLQSLQAELSVRWLLFLGVFMVVVSSGVLAASQWKNFPASGQYGVLLGYTLTFWGVCAWANRQSNLRLTAQTLQIVTLLLVPVNFWAMDGFGLWRNPVDWIVVACATPILSAIALRARYANAFFIWKREQQPPLPILNYLALSYLHWGWSVPGFPLVAVYLGTSTTLATFYWECRRRKPQGRINSSQPAGRASPDILHPATFQIAVYGIGILLFRAIFVAGVDIQQLGLAIGAYGWFLSWLSQQQRKLSAEESELPQLSWEWLGGGLLFVGWLVSVGVEFPWQAIAVSGLGLWFFGSRLQRFWQKLDLAAILCTGLQSLWLFWRLIPAHIQTQLVATASQLIHSEDTPFALLSLVLFPYLIIIVGLIDWLERREKIHLAEFGEAIALSFGTLLTVLSSVNPLLRTLNLLNSTITLGIVSQRRGFLGSSRNLELLVYLTHITGITTILCAIDYLLPHLNRGEWAAILLALMVGEWAVTLGREKPGVEATHTSPVQESGVTRIAQSPIWRRSAWHLGLALAGLSYVLLWVNVQAAWENPTVNVTYWGLLWLVTPLALTGVATWTSGSRRQFASALSIAALVALQFLTLSIPHVRLVSLGVATILMFVNTHYRRDVSAAGITVGFGLSFLGMCLWEGIPGLPPLSLEGWLVAGAIAFTSLWLIRSWLMRRSSELASLYVPATDSWAIALCSLELILLTLHSLAVYWGFLSPEVAVLVAGFVTMGAILYRSWRHPSNWSIYALGWCLELLTAEGLGFLGRSALNLAIANLALGLIAQLAGDWWQRRTGRSHLPSSWHVIPLLYGILGSVLRWGTFANWTGLSTLALAVIAIGVGRRRQAFKPLLYLALLGVSVSAYEILLYQLSQLSGGSTGDGLIVMAGLGTSIMYAYRVLSPWLIKYLHLTKEELNVIAHLHWAWSSLLLIGATTYQPQSLMLGFGVGVFLVQYAIFQGRHKPARGEEADDPEVRGGEIWVYLGFLEAFGIRLYWLSLPIARLLSGPLGPWKGAIASVFAYFLFILPWERWGWQKRPWTVAAIAIPLIAVVESPMGNSPVSLLIIAGYYVFFAILNQQIRFTYLSALLIDWVLYRWFWYLKLSDALWYVTPLALSLLYIAQVDPNLKQPEEKHRRHFLRLVGSGAICVVALWSNPGSGLVSGIISLLVIFAGLGLRIRAYLYVGTATFLINALYQLGILIFDYPFSKWVVGLLVGIAFIWIAATFETRREQITALLRNWITELQNWE; translated from the coding sequence GTTCAGTCACAATTGAAGTCACGACCAGTACGGCTCAGCCTGCACTGTTAAAAGGTCTAAGTATATGGCGGCGCTTGGGTTTACTGTCTCAGACTCAACTCAAAGTTGAACTCACAACTCAAACGTCTAATCCTGAACTGTTAGAAGGTTTAGATGCGTTTTTACGCTTAGGTTTGCTTTCGGACAGTCTCGTGCAAAAGTTGTGCCGAGAAAATCTTACCTGTCCGTTGCCACAAGTAATTGTTACGCCAACAGCCTCCTCAACTCCAGCGCCAATATCACCCCGCACACCAATGCCTCAACGGTTACCGGAGTTCGCCACAGACTTTGCTCCAGAGGAACCGACGGCACCCGCACCAAAACAACCCAATCCGTCCCCCACCTGGCTCACGGAAATGTTGCAGTCGCTTCAGGCAGAACTCAGCGTCAGGTGGCTGCTGTTTCTAGGGGTGTTCATGGTGGTGGTATCCTCTGGGGTGCTAGCTGCCAGTCAATGGAAGAATTTCCCAGCCTCTGGACAATATGGGGTGTTATTGGGATATACCTTAACGTTTTGGGGAGTCTGTGCCTGGGCAAATCGGCAGAGTAATTTACGCTTGACGGCTCAGACGTTGCAGATTGTGACGCTGCTACTGGTGCCGGTCAACTTTTGGGCGATGGACGGCTTTGGGTTGTGGCGTAATCCCGTCGATTGGATTGTGGTGGCTTGTGCTACCCCGATCTTGAGCGCGATTGCGCTACGCGCACGCTACGCTAACGCCTTTTTCATCTGGAAACGAGAGCAACAACCCCCTTTACCCATCCTCAATTATTTGGCGCTCAGTTACCTGCACTGGGGTTGGAGTGTGCCCGGATTTCCTCTAGTGGCGGTTTATTTGGGCACAAGTACTACCTTAGCCACATTCTATTGGGAATGCAGAAGACGGAAGCCTCAAGGCAGGATTAATTCATCCCAGCCTGCGGGAAGGGCTTCGCCCGATATCCTACATCCCGCTACGTTCCAAATCGCGGTGTATGGCATCGGCATTCTTCTGTTTAGAGCCATTTTTGTCGCAGGTGTGGATATCCAGCAGCTCGGTTTAGCAATTGGTGCCTACGGCTGGTTCCTATCTTGGCTATCCCAGCAACAACGGAAGTTGTCAGCCGAGGAATCCGAATTGCCTCAGTTGAGTTGGGAGTGGCTGGGGGGTGGGTTGCTGTTTGTAGGCTGGCTGGTTTCGGTGGGAGTCGAGTTTCCCTGGCAAGCGATCGCAGTGAGTGGATTGGGCTTGTGGTTCTTTGGTAGTCGCTTACAACGATTTTGGCAGAAGCTTGACTTAGCCGCTATTTTGTGCACTGGCTTACAGTCCCTATGGCTGTTTTGGCGGTTGATTCCAGCCCATATCCAAACACAGCTAGTGGCAACCGCCAGCCAACTCATCCATTCCGAGGATACGCCCTTTGCCCTGTTAAGCTTGGTGCTGTTTCCCTACCTGATCATCATCGTCGGGTTAATAGACTGGCTGGAGCGCCGAGAGAAAATTCATTTGGCTGAGTTTGGAGAAGCGATCGCTCTCTCCTTTGGCACCCTCCTAACTGTCCTCAGTTCCGTTAATCCCCTGCTGCGGACGCTCAATTTACTCAATTCCACCATTACTTTGGGGATTGTCAGCCAACGACGTGGATTTTTGGGTAGTAGCCGTAATCTCGAACTGCTGGTGTACCTGACTCACATTACAGGTATAACAACTATTCTGTGCGCCATTGACTATCTGTTGCCACACCTGAATCGAGGGGAATGGGCAGCCATTTTGTTAGCCCTGATGGTAGGCGAATGGGCAGTGACGTTAGGGCGTGAGAAGCCAGGTGTAGAGGCGACGCATACGTCACCCGTACAGGAGTCAGGAGTTACTAGAATTGCTCAATCCCCAATATGGCGTCGCAGTGCTTGGCATTTGGGCTTAGCCTTAGCTGGGTTGAGTTATGTCTTGCTGTGGGTGAATGTTCAAGCCGCATGGGAAAACCCAACTGTTAACGTGACTTATTGGGGTTTGTTGTGGCTGGTTACACCCTTAGCTTTGACTGGAGTAGCGACTTGGACATCAGGCTCCCGAAGGCAATTCGCTAGCGCGTTAAGTATAGCTGCCTTGGTTGCGCTGCAATTCTTGACGCTGAGCATCCCCCATGTCCGATTAGTCAGTTTGGGGGTTGCCACCATCCTGATGTTCGTGAATACCCATTATCGGCGAGACGTTAGTGCCGCAGGAATTACAGTCGGGTTTGGTTTGAGTTTCTTGGGGATGTGCTTATGGGAGGGTATCCCTGGATTACCGCCCCTGTCTCTAGAGGGTTGGTTGGTAGCGGGTGCGATCGCATTCACCAGTTTATGGCTGATACGTAGTTGGCTGATGCGCCGTTCTAGTGAATTGGCATCCCTTTATGTTCCGGCGACAGATAGTTGGGCGATCGCATTATGTAGTCTAGAACTCATCCTACTCACACTTCACTCCTTAGCTGTCTATTGGGGGTTTCTCTCCCCAGAGGTGGCGGTGCTGGTGGCTGGGTTTGTGACAATGGGAGCGATCCTTTATCGGAGCTGGCGTCACCCGTCGAACTGGAGCATTTACGCCCTAGGTTGGTGTCTGGAATTGTTGACAGCCGAGGGATTGGGTTTTTTGGGGCGCTCAGCCCTGAACTTAGCGATCGCTAACCTCGCTTTAGGACTCATTGCCCAGCTAGCAGGGGACTGGTGGCAGCGTCGAACGGGTAGGAGTCATTTACCCAGTAGCTGGCATGTTATCCCTTTACTTTATGGGATTTTGGGCAGCGTACTGCGCTGGGGCACTTTCGCCAACTGGACGGGTTTATCAACCCTTGCTCTTGCTGTGATTGCCATCGGCGTGGGGCGTCGGCGTCAGGCATTTAAACCCCTGCTCTACCTTGCTTTGTTGGGGGTTTCGGTTTCTGCTTATGAAATCTTACTGTATCAACTCTCACAACTATCGGGAGGCTCAACAGGCGACGGATTAATTGTGATGGCAGGGCTGGGGACGAGTATTATGTATGCCTACCGAGTGCTATCTCCCTGGTTAATCAAGTACCTGCACCTGACGAAAGAAGAACTCAACGTGATCGCTCATCTGCACTGGGCTTGGAGTAGCCTTCTCTTGATAGGTGCTACCACTTATCAACCCCAATCTTTAATGCTGGGATTTGGGGTGGGTGTGTTTTTAGTGCAATACGCCATCTTTCAGGGACGCCACAAGCCTGCCAGGGGGGAGGAAGCCGACGATCCAGAGGTTAGGGGTGGAGAAATTTGGGTTTATCTGGGCTTTTTAGAAGCCTTTGGAATACGTCTGTATTGGCTCAGTTTACCCATTGCACGTCTATTATCGGGGCCATTGGGGCCTTGGAAAGGTGCGATCGCTTCTGTCTTTGCCTACTTCCTGTTCATCCTGCCTTGGGAACGTTGGGGCTGGCAAAAACGCCCTTGGACAGTTGCAGCGATCGCTATCCCCCTGATTGCCGTTGTCGAAAGTCCGATGGGGAATTCCCCCGTCAGTTTACTGATTATTGCAGGGTACTACGTTTTCTTTGCCATCCTGAATCAGCAAATTCGCTTTACCTATCTCAGTGCCCTGTTAATTGACTGGGTGCTCTATCGCTGGTTTTGGTATCTAAAACTGAGCGATGCCTTGTGGTATGTCACTCCGCTGGCACTGTCTTTGCTCTACATCGCTCAAGTCGATCCCAATCTAAAACAACCCGAAGAAAAACACAGGCGTCACTTCCTACGCTTGGTGGGTAGCGGTGCAATTTGTGTTGTGGCTTTATGGAGCAATCCAGGGAGTGGTTTAGTAAGTGGAATAATTAGTTTGTTGGTAATTTTTGCGGGACTGGGTTTAAGGATTCGAGCATACCTTTATGTAGGCACGGCAACTTTTTTAATTAATGCTTTGTATCAACTAGGAATTCTGATTTTTGATTACCCCTTCTCCAAATGGGTTGTTGGGCTTCTGGTCGGCATCGCATTTATTTGGATAGCGGCTACCTTTGAAACACGCCGCGAACAAATTACCGCGTTGCTTCGTAATTGGATTACTGAGTTGCAGAATTGGGAGTGA